The window ataatttctttctttttgttaacCTTCTATATAACGATGACCCATATGATCTCTATCTCTTTTACAAGCCTTTTCAATATCTTCAGGTGTATCCATTTCTACATAAGCCTCTCCACTAGGACGGCCTTCTCTTGACATAGTCATATGAACACCATTTTTACCATTTGAGATAGAACAATCACTGAAGAACTTCATAATTTCATCAACAGTGGTAGACCATGGAAGTCCACGTAATTTGACCACATAACCTTCATCATCATGATCTCCACTACCATTCGACATGGCTTCTACCTATAATAAACTAtactataaataatataaacatattttaatattctgtttTTTGCATtacaaaagaatattatttattaattatgacgtattttcaaaatattatatatattttatccgTTTGACTTTTCTAACGTTATCTTACTGCAATTAATTGCTATTGCATAAGTTGCACTGTTGTGTGCATCTTTATTTACAGTAACACCAGTTCATAAATGTGAAGGTCATAAATGTTCAATAAATCAGAAACATCGATAAAGAAGCgacagaaatattttgaaaattattaggttttattaattacgAAGACAACTTGAAAACAAAAAATGCAATGTTCAagcaaaaatattgaataacatTAAACAAATcatgttacaaaatttttaatattaataacattcGATTGTAGGCTGTATTCGATAACAAATTTATCTGTTTTTCATATCATGAATATTCTATTTATACTTACGTATTCTTGTgttgaattataaattaagagaaattacaaattaagttAATTGACATCAAATGATCAACCAACACCACGCTCTACAGACCTACCAGCAAAATGGCGTTTGCTTCACGAACTTTAAAGCTAGTTTACATCGATCAAAATAatgcattaaaaataaattattcgatattttacagtatttgaaaattaatataatattttaatcataaagatatattaaaagaatgataacttctatttcattttgATACAAACGAAGAAAATTGTTTACAAATTGCTGATACCTCCTAATTTATGAACACAATAATTGAAGAAAACTATTACTTTAAATAAGAGTTTGGTAGTTGTTTCAAACTAAATATGatccattatttaattatatgaaGAAGTATAcatgataaattataaatttatttgattatcGATAGATCTATTCCGGTGTTCCTAAATGCATCATCAACGTGTAATAACGTTTTTTTATCTACTATATCGATCGTGTTGAATATAGTAAAACATTTTAGAGTATGGGTGTTTTAACAGTATATCGATTGAATTCTAtacatattttgcaaaatacatGAACAAAGAGATAGTAAAAATCATAaagttatagaaaaataaagtgcATCTGCAGTCACGTCTGGACAGAGGTCGTGACTGAACCCAAGTACAATCCCGTTCAGTACTGGAAGGATTGAAGTTGGGGGAGATCATAGGGAAGGTAGTTGACAAACCGTCTATAGTGGTGTCGTGGGTGAATGCATGgtggattttaataaaatttgtcgACAGCCGAATCGTGTAGTGTTTTGTAATACAAAGAAAATCAACGACACGTACAGTTGCGTAGCTGTAAATCGAATTTTATCGACAGGTCATCTACGTGCGCACAATGAGCTTCCTATTGTAAGtggttttttcatttcaaatgaaaatcaacTATCCTTTAGTGCGTTTTAACTTCGTTAATATTCTGTGTTGTTGACTAAGCAAcgatataaattatacaaacaTATCTTCTTGTATAAACGTTTCTCTGTTGATTAATCATCCGATCGTTCAACACTTTCGTTCGCGACTGACAAATGACAACGATGGAGAATCGGTAATTTATTACCGTGAACCGGTCACAATGAGAACGAATATTGACAGAAATCGCTTGGCCAGTTCCGTTCGCTTGCCTGTTGGCTAATTTAGGTTCTCGACCCGATGTACTTGAATTCGTATACATCGCGATCGACCAATCGCTGGATACCTAAAAATAGCGCGATgccataatttctttttaaaaaatcgtTCGTTTTCTATGATCTTAGTCTCTTATTCATCGCCACTTTCACCCGCGGTCGTTCAACGCGCACATATTTATCGCACGTCAACTTTATCAGCACAGACACTTCTTATCTTCACCGCACTACGGAAGTTGAATTTATTTGCAATGTACTGATAATACAACACTGAGAAAGTTTTTAATAGTTCCTATAAATCGATAACTTTGTCATATTTGATGTATTCGATTTGTTTTATTACGTCTATATTGTTTTGTTCGATTCTTACGATCGATCGATTATACATCTCgaatttaaatatgaatataatttcctatatttgaattttgaatgtataaataaaaatttatgtatgatattaacataattgtataaatttacaattataTGTAGAATGATTTGTATCGCTTTTTATTGTAATATAGATTATTATTCAAGTAAAGTGACTTTATATAATATTCCTTAAAGGTTAATTGttgctgaaaaatatttttatgaatttcttAAGCGGAAGCAGGTCCTCAAAAACCTTCAAACCAAAGAAGAATATTCCTGAGGGAACTCATCAGTATGACTTGATGAAACATGCAGCTGCCACCCTTGGTTCTGGGAATCTGAGACTGGCAGTTATGCTTCCAGAGGGTGAAGATTTGAATGAATGGGTTGCAGTAAATAGTATGTAATAAAGATATACAaagatatattatatttttacaatGGTTCAATCAACTTGCCTTTTGTTCCAGCTGTTGATTTCTTTAATCAAATCAACATGTTATATGGCACTATCACAGAGTTTTGTACAGAAGAAAGTTGTCCCATCATGTCTGCAGGACCAAAATACGAATATCATTGGGCTGATGGGCACACTGTTAAGAAACCAATTAAGTGTTCTGCACCAAAGTACATTGATTATTTAATGACCTGGGTGCAAGACCAGTTAGACGACGAAACATTGTTTCCTTCAAAAATTGGTAAATGATATTATCTTATTAATGGTgacattcattttattaatgtttTGATCAAAATGTTGGTTTCTCAGGGGTTCCttttccaaaaaattttttGTCCATTGCCAAGACAATATTAAAACGGCTGTTTAGAGTATATGCACATATCTATCATCAACACTTCAGTGAAGTAGTTCAACTTGGCGAAGAGGCACATTTAAATACATCATTCaaacatttcatattttttgtacAGGTAAAGAGAGCAAGATTAAATATTAAACTGGAGATTTAAATGTAatcttctttaatatttttattttattctcatTTGTTGCAGGAATTTAACTTGATAGAGAGAAGAGAATTAGCACCATTGCAAGAATTAATAGAGAAATTAACGGCGAAAGATGCCCGATGAACAATCTCGATCATCTCAATTTAAAACTCCTCCAAAGAATCTCACCCGTgctatatttttaacaaacgtGTAACCGCGCATGTTATTTAACTAACCCAATCATTGCTAACGTGATTATTGCCTCGGACCAGGAGTCACTGGTTATAATACAACATATTTTATCCATGAATAAGAAAACAAGTGACtgatacattttataacaaattgCGGACATTCGATTGAAAACAATGctggggaaaaaaaagaaaagattttgACCATTTACGAAGCAAAATTGATATACGGTTAGAGTGACGAGTTAAGGGGGTGAAGATTATTATGTAGACTTTTGTAAAATAGTTATACATCCAGTACACATCATAGTACTCGCTTTGTTTCATAATTTGAAAAACAGAaaatattgttttctaattAATCAAAGTGTTTCgtcataaattataatttattattatgcaGTCAATTTTTATACTTGAAAGTTAACGCCCTAAAAGCGTTCTAGTTGAAGAATGCAAATCACAGCGTGGATCACACACACTAAGAGACTAATTCATATCGGCTATGGAACAGATAtagttttatgaaaaaaaacaaaaaaaaaaaagaaaagatatttaGACAACGATGATACTCGGTCTCACATTTCTATTCACATCGTTTGTTAATACGATTTTTGAGATATTGCGTGatataattttattgtaaaacaTTAAAAAGTATCATTACTTTTATAGATAGAAACAAGATAGGCGataatgtttgaaaaataaaatgctgCCGTTAGCTGTTTTCACTCGAGACTATTTTGAAACGTTGCGTTTTCattattgaataaatttaacGATCCGGATGTAACGTTTATATATCATTGCTAACTGCACATTGTTGGTACATAAAGTTATTAAGTTAATACTATACTATTTACATTTCGTACTATGTAATTAGTTTGGACGATTATTATCGTGTTAAGCGCTtgatagaaattatttatagaGTTAGGAAATTTTATTCGCACCCTTGTACGAGTGAGTTTTGAGTCTATTCTAGGCGTATTATATTTAAGCCGTTTGCGTTCCATTACTGGGAAGATTTATCATGCATTTCTATTACATTTTCGCTTTGTCAAATTTGTACATTCTTTTAACGACACGAAAGTTTTCCAtgtattcttatttttttttttttctttttcattttaagaTACAACTGTTACTCGACCAAACGCAATAGTTTATCGTGGTTTAAAATGAATTTGATGGATACAGGGTATCCCAGGAGAAACGCAAAAGGCAAACGTTTTGCATCTATAATTAACAATATATACAGACGTGACACTTGACTACGTATGAGAGTGTACACGTTCTCGTGATT is drawn from Osmia lignaria lignaria isolate PbOS001 chromosome 14, iyOsmLign1, whole genome shotgun sequence and contains these coding sequences:
- the mats gene encoding MOB kinase activator-like 1 isoform X1, giving the protein MSFLFGSRSSKTFKPKKNIPEGTHQYDLMKHAAATLGSGNLRLAVMLPEGEDLNEWVAVNTVDFFNQINMLYGTITEFCTEESCPIMSAGPKYEYHWADGHTVKKPIKCSAPKYIDYLMTWVQDQLDDETLFPSKIGVPFPKNFLSIAKTILKRLFRVYAHIYHQHFSEVVQLGEEAHLNTSFKHFIFFVQEFNLIERRELAPLQELIEKLTAKDAR
- the mats gene encoding MOB kinase activator-like 1 isoform X2, which gives rise to MNFLSGSRSSKTFKPKKNIPEGTHQYDLMKHAAATLGSGNLRLAVMLPEGEDLNEWVAVNTVDFFNQINMLYGTITEFCTEESCPIMSAGPKYEYHWADGHTVKKPIKCSAPKYIDYLMTWVQDQLDDETLFPSKIGVPFPKNFLSIAKTILKRLFRVYAHIYHQHFSEVVQLGEEAHLNTSFKHFIFFVQEFNLIERRELAPLQELIEKLTAKDAR